From the genome of Methanocalculus natronophilus, one region includes:
- a CDS encoding Rnf-Nqr domain containing protein: MNPRRIMYTKWFNISRDGVSRSNPILIAALGLCSALAVTNRVDNAIAMGMAVTFVIIMSSLITSLIRNIIPQRVRMVTYMVIISSFVIAVDAFLEAFVPSIHGALG, from the coding sequence ATGAATCCTAGACGTATAATGTATACTAAATGGTTTAATATATCACGCGATGGAGTATCAAGAAGTAATCCTATCTTAATCGCTGCCTTAGGGCTTTGTTCTGCATTAGCAGTAACTAACCGAGTTGATAATGCGATTGCGATGGGAATGGCGGTTACGTTCGTTATTATAATGAGTTCATTAATCACCTCACTCATCCGTAATATTATTCCTCAAAGAGTGAGAATGGTTACCTATATGGTTATTATTTCGTCATTTGTTATAGCGGTTGACGCCTTTTTAGAAGCGTTTGTCCCTTCGATTCATGGTGCTTTAGGAC